A single genomic interval of Aureliella helgolandensis harbors:
- a CDS encoding chemotaxis protein CheB, which produces MVGVVALAGGLNAFKQFLSSVPVDSEVAFVLVPQLGPSHESQLVSLLSKVSLLRVFDAKQGFSLKQITST; this is translated from the coding sequence ATCGTCGGAGTCGTTGCCTTGGCAGGTGGATTAAATGCCTTCAAACAATTCCTGAGTTCAGTTCCCGTCGACAGCGAAGTGGCCTTCGTGTTGGTTCCTCAGCTCGGTCCATCGCACGAGAGCCAGCTGGTGTCGCTGTTATCCAAGGTCAGCTTGCTCCGGGTTTTCGACGCCAAACAGGGATTTTCGTTGAAGCAAATCACGTCTACGTAG
- a CDS encoding porin, translated as MLAKLTQVMLEVFAALTTVSASYCLAQNVEASPSLTALQQQIDYQAAQIDELTKLLGGKQAAAASPFGAALGREDKSRMPGSVLGDPLILEKPTDVTSDNSSNASGSHPTLNFYADYDRGFVVRAFDPPKHPFELNVSGWIQFRHHAFDRDVASWTDSAGGTRLVRDRNAFDIERGRLVFSGFAVDQRLTYFLQLDGDTDGAHSVDFFDYWWGWQLTDSFQLQFGKRKVSASRQWLLGARRTRFIDRPMANDFFRPDRTVGIFGVGTIGDNGHYELMVGNGYHTANLPNLITDDRFTFAATNYFDSRGNIGGQIVDFDCTRNPLVRFGHSFVYSPNTSDAIGIPLGEADFLRLSDGTRLTQTGALAAGVTVSEYDIVFYGLDAIFKWRGWSFDSEVFMRWIDNIIADAPLPDDSLEQYGFYTEGGYFLIPKKLDVNARYSQVKGEQGTASEYAAGFNWYPLGKPQLKASFDVTVLDGSPLQNTASDILVGDDGILFRSQLQAEF; from the coding sequence ATGCTAGCGAAACTAACTCAAGTAATGCTGGAGGTATTCGCCGCGCTGACTACGGTGAGCGCTTCATACTGTTTAGCTCAAAATGTGGAAGCCTCCCCCTCCCTTACTGCATTGCAGCAGCAAATCGATTATCAGGCAGCGCAAATCGACGAATTGACGAAACTGCTCGGAGGCAAGCAGGCCGCGGCTGCATCACCATTTGGCGCAGCTCTGGGCAGGGAGGACAAGTCGCGTATGCCTGGAAGCGTGCTGGGGGATCCGCTAATCTTGGAAAAGCCGACTGATGTGACCAGCGATAACAGTAGTAACGCTAGCGGGAGTCATCCGACGCTAAACTTCTACGCAGACTACGATCGAGGGTTTGTAGTCCGGGCGTTCGATCCCCCAAAGCATCCCTTTGAGCTCAACGTCAGTGGCTGGATACAGTTTCGCCACCACGCTTTTGACCGCGATGTAGCGTCGTGGACAGATAGCGCAGGGGGGACCAGGCTAGTACGAGACCGCAATGCGTTTGACATCGAACGCGGGCGCCTCGTGTTTTCCGGCTTTGCCGTTGATCAGCGACTCACCTACTTCCTTCAACTAGATGGGGATACGGACGGGGCGCATAGCGTCGACTTTTTTGACTACTGGTGGGGCTGGCAACTGACAGATTCGTTTCAGTTGCAGTTCGGGAAACGCAAAGTTTCTGCAAGCCGCCAGTGGCTATTGGGCGCTCGACGAACCCGATTCATCGATCGCCCCATGGCCAATGACTTTTTCCGGCCAGATCGAACTGTCGGGATATTTGGAGTTGGAACGATTGGTGACAATGGCCACTATGAGTTAATGGTCGGCAACGGTTATCACACTGCGAATCTGCCGAACCTAATCACCGACGACCGATTCACATTCGCCGCGACCAACTATTTTGATTCTCGCGGCAACATTGGTGGTCAGATCGTGGACTTTGATTGCACGCGAAACCCGTTGGTGCGTTTCGGGCATTCCTTTGTCTATTCGCCAAACACGTCCGATGCAATTGGCATTCCCTTGGGAGAGGCCGACTTTCTCCGACTGTCCGATGGAACGCGTCTTACGCAGACGGGAGCACTTGCTGCCGGAGTAACTGTGTCTGAGTACGACATCGTTTTCTACGGCCTCGACGCCATCTTCAAATGGCGAGGGTGGAGCTTCGATTCAGAAGTCTTCATGCGTTGGATCGATAACATCATTGCGGACGCACCGCTGCCCGATGATAGCCTGGAACAGTATGGCTTTTACACGGAAGGTGGCTACTTCTTGATCCCCAAGAAACTCGACGTCAATGCCCGCTACTCGCAAGTGAAAGGCGAGCAGGGAACGGCATCTGAGTATGCAGCAGGATTCAATTGGTATCCGCTTGGCAAGCCGCAGCTGAAGGCATCCTTTGACGTTACGGTATTGGACGGTAGTCCGCTTCAAAACACCGCGAGCGACATATTGGTAGGTGACGATGGAATACTGTTCCGAAGTCAGCTTCAGGCCGAATTTTGA
- a CDS encoding carboxypeptidase regulatory-like domain-containing protein has translation MLSRRRIHGATLALFFLTAVGCSDHLPTYPVAGKVEFTSGGPVHVGTVELKSRQHGVQARGQIQPDGSFTLTTYKDGDGAVAGTHDCVVAQFVMAEGIAGHRPSTIGVIDRRFASYSTSGLTIEISPGESNHLLIEVQGALEHQPVDHSHN, from the coding sequence ATGCTGAGTAGACGCAGGATTCATGGTGCAACACTTGCGTTGTTTTTTTTAACAGCGGTGGGTTGTTCGGACCATTTACCAACTTACCCCGTTGCCGGAAAAGTCGAGTTCACTTCGGGTGGCCCCGTTCACGTCGGTACAGTTGAATTAAAATCACGTCAGCACGGCGTACAAGCTCGCGGACAGATCCAACCCGATGGGAGCTTTACGCTCACCACGTACAAAGACGGGGACGGCGCAGTGGCGGGAACTCACGACTGCGTCGTCGCTCAATTCGTGATGGCCGAAGGAATAGCAGGACATCGCCCAAGCACTATTGGAGTCATCGACCGACGCTTTGCCAGCTATTCAACCTCCGGGCTAACCATCGAAATTTCGCCAGGTGAAAGCAATCACCTACTTATTGAAGTTCAGGGAGCCTTAGAGCACCAGCCGGTCGATCACTCTCACAACTAG
- a CDS encoding DUF1559 family PulG-like putative transporter codes for MSSRIKKAFTLVELLVVISIIGILVGLLLPAVQAAREAARAMQCQNNLHQIGLATHMFHDTLKAFPPARYQPRPDAPADRACGGEQTTWLVRIMPFIEQASAEARWDYSIAYADHSPEIREFTVASYCCPSRRTASSARGEGVVVAATTTWITLPCGCKVPVTTSGVEQISGAVGDYGGNHGDLSPGSSGLPSDFYYGGNGNGVIISSHAKCNSDVPLDWTDKLRMSHITDGLSSTFLSGEMHVPLGKLGSSPEDAFIFNGDHVFNSTRVGGPTVPIVQNNRDEGNGLVSWGSWHPGVCHFVLADGSVRGITKTIDTETLGNLCNRADGMVVSHAE; via the coding sequence TTGAGTAGTCGTATTAAGAAGGCGTTTACGCTAGTCGAACTGTTAGTTGTTATATCCATCATTGGCATCCTTGTTGGATTGCTGCTTCCCGCTGTCCAAGCGGCCCGTGAGGCGGCTCGTGCAATGCAGTGCCAAAACAACTTGCATCAAATTGGTTTGGCGACGCACATGTTTCATGACACGCTGAAGGCGTTTCCGCCAGCTCGCTATCAACCGCGTCCCGATGCTCCGGCAGACCGAGCGTGTGGGGGAGAGCAAACAACTTGGCTTGTGCGCATCATGCCGTTCATTGAACAGGCATCAGCCGAGGCACGGTGGGACTACTCGATCGCCTATGCCGATCATTCTCCGGAGATTCGCGAATTCACGGTGGCATCCTATTGTTGCCCTTCGCGCCGAACAGCTTCAAGTGCAAGAGGTGAAGGGGTCGTGGTAGCAGCGACCACGACTTGGATCACTCTACCTTGCGGCTGTAAAGTCCCTGTGACAACTAGCGGCGTTGAGCAAATCAGCGGCGCAGTTGGCGACTATGGCGGCAACCATGGCGACCTATCCCCTGGATCGTCCGGTCTACCAAGCGACTTCTACTATGGCGGGAATGGCAACGGAGTCATTATTTCTAGTCACGCCAAGTGCAATTCGGACGTTCCGCTTGATTGGACCGACAAGCTTCGCATGAGCCATATTACCGATGGATTGAGCAGCACGTTTTTATCAGGCGAAATGCATGTGCCACTTGGAAAGCTCGGAAGCTCACCAGAAGATGCATTCATTTTCAACGGCGATCATGTGTTCAATTCTACGCGAGTCGGCGGGCCTACGGTGCCAATTGTGCAAAACAATCGGGACGAAGGAAACGGCCTCGTGAGTTGGGGAAGTTGGCATCCAGGCGTTTGCCACTTCGTGCTGGCTGACGGCAGTGTTCGTGGTATCACCAAAACGATCGACACCGAGACACTCGGAAACTTATGCAACCGCGCTGACGGAATGGTCGTGAGCCATGCTGAGTAG
- a CDS encoding permease, which yields MNVMVMGGLVRFVQGIAAAAPTLAVGLFIAAVLRYYLGQSGTKRLFGSESVWALPQAWLVGMLLPVCSIGVIPIIRELRRMGIRPGAITAFALSAPLFNPLSLLYGLTLSRPYVIVGFAFGSLLVVTILGLIWDRFAAPHSDSANRVGAPIGLRRLGVSAIFMGRELCGPSGVLALIALAGLWFLGSLLPHGALQSSVEQGDTLAPTIMSLVAVPIYATPMLTMSQLGMMFAHGNSPGAAFALLLLGTGVNLGTLWWIGQNFGWRSTAIWFGVLFAVVLGVAYAIDRPLIPPGVEPAGHTHAFDVYTNPFHSGTPLSLATIWDAIVKNLSIFDAATTGLVAVMLASGAASLTVARSFTDRMLEADFRKASENVEDSLESPSVGSGLNRQVSPRIVGLTCLAGLVALSIVGCYAYYPKPREVLEEMSLARVEVLTGITSREYDRALHWIPILEEWSRKLEVGYALRHFELRPYQQIQAYLLRKKLESLEHELEHEQETQELRSETGDSSHSEELDALRTLISENGRRLSVAFEEK from the coding sequence ATGAATGTGATGGTAATGGGTGGCTTGGTGCGATTCGTACAAGGCATCGCGGCAGCCGCACCAACTCTAGCTGTTGGATTGTTCATTGCAGCGGTGTTGAGATATTACTTGGGGCAATCGGGCACGAAACGATTGTTTGGCAGTGAGTCGGTGTGGGCCCTGCCACAAGCCTGGTTGGTCGGCATGCTGTTACCGGTTTGCTCAATCGGTGTGATTCCCATCATTCGCGAGTTGCGACGGATGGGTATTCGTCCCGGTGCGATCACTGCTTTTGCACTGTCTGCACCGTTGTTCAACCCCTTGTCGCTACTCTATGGACTTACGCTTTCTCGACCTTACGTGATTGTGGGTTTCGCTTTCGGATCGCTGTTGGTTGTCACCATCCTTGGACTAATCTGGGATCGATTCGCAGCTCCCCACAGCGATTCGGCCAATCGCGTCGGAGCGCCGATTGGCTTGCGAAGACTTGGGGTTTCTGCGATTTTCATGGGGCGTGAGCTGTGCGGACCAAGCGGAGTTCTAGCTTTGATTGCGCTCGCTGGCTTGTGGTTCCTGGGGTCACTCTTACCACACGGAGCACTGCAGTCCTCGGTCGAACAGGGCGATACCTTAGCTCCCACCATCATGTCGCTAGTTGCGGTACCCATCTACGCAACACCGATGTTGACGATGAGTCAACTTGGGATGATGTTCGCACACGGCAATTCACCTGGAGCCGCCTTCGCGTTGCTATTGTTGGGGACTGGTGTAAACCTCGGCACGCTGTGGTGGATTGGCCAGAATTTCGGCTGGCGTTCAACTGCGATTTGGTTTGGCGTCTTGTTCGCCGTAGTACTCGGCGTTGCTTATGCCATCGATCGCCCGTTGATACCGCCTGGAGTTGAACCCGCAGGACATACCCATGCATTCGATGTGTATACGAATCCATTTCACAGCGGCACCCCGCTGTCGCTTGCCACGATCTGGGACGCGATCGTCAAGAATCTCAGCATCTTTGACGCTGCAACCACGGGGTTGGTCGCCGTAATGCTTGCCAGTGGAGCCGCCAGTCTCACTGTTGCCCGAAGTTTTACTGATAGAATGCTAGAGGCAGATTTTAGGAAAGCATCAGAAAACGTGGAGGATTCCCTCGAATCCCCAAGCGTTGGAAGTGGTTTGAATCGACAGGTATCACCGCGCATCGTTGGTTTGACTTGCTTAGCTGGCCTTGTCGCTTTGAGTATTGTCGGTTGCTACGCCTACTATCCGAAACCAAGAGAAGTCCTCGAGGAAATGAGCTTAGCGCGCGTGGAAGTGCTCACCGGCATTACCAGCCGTGAGTACGATCGCGCACTACACTGGATCCCGATCCTGGAGGAATGGTCTCGGAAGCTGGAAGTGGGCTACGCGTTGCGGCACTTCGAACTGCGTCCTTACCAGCAAATCCAGGCCTACCTGTTAAGGAAAAAACTCGAAAGCCTCGAGCATGAATTGGAACATGAGCAGGAAACTCAGGAACTACGTAGTGAGACCGGCGACTCATCGCACAGCGAGGAGTTGGACGCACTGCGTACTCTAATTTCAGAAAATGGCCGCAGATTGAGCGTGGCATTTGAAGAAAAGTAA
- a CDS encoding AAA family ATPase — MNSIVHTERRDTVETTAKVIDVLRKQLNEALLGKRDRIELVIACLLAGGHLLLDDLPGLGKTTLAKAVASSFQAKFGRIQCTPDLLPTDITGFNLFNQKSREFEFHPGPVFADILLADEINRTTPRTQSAMFEAMAERQVTIDGRSQLLSPSFFVIATQNPIDSHGAYPLPEAQLDRFAMKLEIGYPDREAQLSILKLQTRSFTSGGATPLSVDDLAHAQCHVSEILVADAVQHYIISLCEQSRQHAQVVLGVSPRGMLIWQQVAKAWALLHDRDFVIPDDVQAVAEPVLGVRLVVRNARTNDVIQSILEAVDVPNYR; from the coding sequence ATGAATTCAATTGTACACACCGAACGAAGAGACACCGTGGAAACAACCGCGAAGGTCATCGATGTCCTGCGGAAACAGCTCAACGAAGCGTTACTTGGCAAGCGAGATCGGATCGAATTGGTGATTGCTTGCCTGTTGGCCGGAGGGCACCTGTTGTTGGACGATCTTCCAGGATTGGGTAAGACAACCCTCGCGAAAGCGGTCGCGTCTAGTTTTCAGGCCAAGTTTGGGCGGATTCAATGCACGCCGGACTTGCTGCCTACTGATATAACTGGATTCAATTTGTTCAATCAAAAATCGCGAGAATTCGAGTTTCACCCGGGGCCAGTTTTCGCGGACATTTTGCTAGCCGATGAAATCAATCGCACCACGCCACGCACGCAGAGCGCTATGTTTGAAGCAATGGCTGAACGACAGGTCACCATTGACGGTCGCTCGCAGCTGTTGTCCCCGTCCTTCTTTGTGATCGCGACACAGAATCCGATCGATAGTCACGGAGCCTATCCACTTCCCGAAGCTCAACTCGATCGCTTTGCAATGAAGCTCGAAATCGGCTATCCGGATCGCGAAGCACAATTGTCGATTCTCAAACTCCAGACACGCAGCTTCACTTCTGGCGGCGCGACTCCACTCTCCGTCGATGATCTTGCACACGCGCAGTGTCATGTTAGTGAGATTCTTGTCGCCGATGCAGTCCAGCACTACATCATCTCCCTATGCGAGCAATCGCGGCAGCATGCTCAAGTAGTCCTCGGTGTCAGCCCACGTGGAATGTTGATATGGCAGCAAGTTGCTAAAGCCTGGGCATTGCTGCACGATCGCGACTTTGTCATCCCCGATGACGTTCAAGCGGTCGCCGAACCAGTGCTCGGAGTGCGACTGGTGGTTCGCAACGCTAGAACCAATGATGTGATCCAAAGTATCCTGGAGGCGGTCGACGTACCGAACTATCGATGA
- a CDS encoding transglutaminase-like domain-containing protein: MQISPLSAAPRSSPSTTENFLRRQPLVQRVEHSLTRRRSGAIAMACVALVTLVQRRANYDSVLFMAWEAILCAGVILAAGCCHRLRTSLGQLPLRQGLEQRLNVATVILLLVAFASPWAINFLAKRCGVGNGSEIVMLGTLGWAGLSSALLGTRSRTVSLSVVCSGFVALFATLISDVASATWFAYAWVALCMWWLVGNHWEGLESRSAEHIDRSVGLRWTYLALVLVVFVGSTLAIGHRVPVWQRLRAELMPTSGGTTGKDSAARSGVGNGDALIAAKNHATSFGAVETDMFLDSEKPSLFDVFSDEFGEPKPKESVEQAQALSPQDVQSDEGKFSEANRSSSASEFGIERKPTERKALPEDLVSNALFFWQGGAHAHLAVERFHHFDGVTWTGAPITRAEASRAAKPGAIEVEQQSWFFAPGNKFASSLSPFRGAVAEAAKFTRYGSPIIPSRCGTKLWSIDQISRADFFHYDASDCLSMPGRERVPDYTMVRFVNGEIDLEKMEQLLQHCSPGKEHVGGAKTCQEELAELAHSYADETSRGWEQVRSVVEGLRREFRHRQGNVDTKHQTALEQFLQVRSGPSYLFATVAALMLEHLGYETRLVTGFYINPKHYVKADNEYAVQGSDVHVWLEINAGHGYWIPLEPTPGYRAPRTTASIWYQAMQARWEIAGCCLVASISLSILYLLRAWIFDLLCWCCAPALVVLSDRRRVRWTAWILDVRLSLLGRKRPRGAVLRKHLSASLNLPECQSNKVRTVLEASDCLLFGNRSSLSAEQRTSILELWRELTVAKLRKLRIVESPS; this comes from the coding sequence TTGCAAATTTCGCCGCTTAGTGCAGCACCGCGATCATCGCCCAGCACCACCGAGAATTTTCTGCGGCGACAACCACTCGTGCAGCGAGTAGAACACTCGCTGACTCGTCGACGTTCCGGTGCTATTGCCATGGCTTGCGTGGCACTAGTAACTCTAGTGCAACGTAGAGCGAATTATGACAGCGTGTTGTTCATGGCCTGGGAAGCAATTCTATGTGCCGGGGTTATCCTCGCGGCAGGCTGCTGCCATCGCTTGCGTACCTCGCTGGGACAATTGCCACTACGGCAAGGCTTGGAACAACGACTCAATGTAGCGACGGTAATATTACTACTTGTCGCTTTCGCCTCCCCTTGGGCCATCAATTTTCTCGCCAAACGCTGCGGAGTTGGCAATGGATCGGAAATTGTCATGCTCGGAACTCTTGGTTGGGCGGGATTGTCGAGTGCTTTATTGGGGACACGGTCACGTACCGTTAGCCTATCCGTCGTGTGCAGCGGTTTCGTAGCTCTATTTGCAACACTCATCTCGGATGTCGCATCGGCAACCTGGTTTGCTTATGCCTGGGTTGCGCTGTGTATGTGGTGGTTGGTAGGCAATCATTGGGAGGGCCTGGAATCGAGGTCCGCCGAGCACATCGATAGGTCTGTGGGCCTCCGTTGGACTTATCTCGCGCTAGTTCTTGTTGTGTTCGTCGGAAGTACTCTAGCGATTGGCCATCGAGTGCCGGTATGGCAAAGGTTGCGAGCAGAGCTGATGCCGACCAGCGGTGGAACAACCGGCAAGGACAGCGCGGCTCGATCAGGAGTTGGCAATGGCGACGCATTGATCGCCGCCAAGAACCACGCGACATCCTTCGGCGCGGTGGAAACCGACATGTTCCTCGATTCGGAGAAGCCTAGTCTGTTCGATGTGTTCAGCGATGAGTTTGGCGAGCCTAAGCCAAAGGAATCGGTGGAACAAGCTCAGGCATTGTCGCCACAAGATGTTCAAAGCGATGAAGGGAAATTTAGCGAAGCCAATCGCTCGTCCAGTGCAAGCGAATTCGGAATCGAGCGCAAGCCAACTGAACGCAAGGCACTGCCCGAGGACCTAGTTTCGAACGCACTATTCTTCTGGCAAGGCGGAGCGCACGCACACTTGGCGGTCGAACGTTTTCATCATTTTGACGGAGTAACTTGGACCGGGGCACCAATAACGAGAGCTGAAGCATCACGCGCAGCCAAACCTGGAGCGATTGAAGTCGAGCAACAAAGTTGGTTTTTCGCGCCGGGCAACAAATTTGCGAGTTCGCTCAGCCCCTTTCGCGGCGCAGTGGCCGAAGCGGCCAAGTTCACGCGATACGGATCGCCGATCATCCCGAGTCGCTGTGGAACCAAGCTGTGGAGTATAGATCAAATTAGCCGTGCCGACTTCTTCCACTACGATGCCTCGGATTGTCTCTCGATGCCGGGACGCGAGCGCGTCCCCGACTATACCATGGTGCGTTTCGTGAACGGGGAGATCGACCTCGAAAAAATGGAGCAGTTGCTTCAACATTGTTCACCGGGAAAGGAGCACGTGGGTGGCGCGAAGACATGCCAAGAAGAACTGGCGGAACTTGCACACAGCTATGCAGACGAAACGTCAAGAGGTTGGGAGCAAGTCCGTTCTGTCGTCGAAGGCCTGCGCAGAGAGTTCCGACACAGGCAGGGCAACGTGGATACTAAACACCAGACAGCACTTGAGCAGTTCTTGCAAGTACGATCTGGGCCAAGCTACCTGTTCGCAACTGTGGCAGCTTTGATGCTCGAGCATTTGGGCTATGAAACGCGTCTGGTCACGGGCTTCTATATAAATCCCAAGCATTACGTTAAAGCCGACAACGAGTACGCGGTTCAAGGCAGCGATGTCCATGTGTGGCTCGAAATCAACGCCGGGCACGGTTATTGGATTCCACTCGAGCCTACACCTGGCTATCGTGCTCCTCGTACCACCGCCAGCATCTGGTATCAGGCCATGCAAGCACGTTGGGAGATTGCTGGCTGCTGTCTTGTTGCATCAATCAGCCTCAGCATCTTGTACCTACTACGAGCTTGGATCTTCGATTTACTTTGCTGGTGTTGTGCTCCTGCCCTAGTCGTCCTCAGCGACAGGCGTCGGGTGCGGTGGACGGCTTGGATATTGGATGTCCGTCTATCGCTTTTGGGCAGAAAGCGACCACGCGGTGCCGTACTGCGGAAACATCTGTCGGCATCATTGAATCTTCCTGAATGCCAAAGTAATAAAGTTCGTACCGTACTCGAAGCATCGGATTGTCTGCTATTTGGCAACCGCAGCTCGCTATCGGCAGAGCAACGCACCTCTATTCTGGAACTTTGGAGAGAACTTACCGTGGCTAAACTTCGCAAGTTACGCATCGTCGAGAGCCCTTCATGA
- a CDS encoding DUF58 domain-containing protein, with translation MNFIHLGRLVDRIYALSNRDFCPWANRYVYWLKEPVGWFALALVASLLVGAFLSPLGWSVAAGLATVIVLGLSFPWLATRCVRCKLRPVDFELRERQDTFLSFSVTNYLPLPITGLRIEGYFSQMGDAEDDRQAQADGVLGLVPAFSRATYRLPLCPEYRGHYPTVPPKIACSFPFGIWTARIGVEDVVPVLVRPLYIPLQSDVERVGSKWSDHGPGNRPCKHGEFQGVRDFRDGDSLKSIHWAQSARNERLVVCERGGPQQETINVQLSTARSLGTARCARENLAWRVRLAASVSELLSARHIPFRLWIDDQPICLPPGPHASRRARDLLSDVPLDSSPEKLQATSHVEPSMPTIRIHAWDENGRPHREQTICFELITPGRGFRSTDCSGRGESGRVHNGGLIDLDQDIASQLEQLLMEADLANFAA, from the coding sequence ATGAATTTCATTCACTTAGGCCGGTTGGTTGACCGCATCTACGCGCTGTCCAACCGCGACTTTTGTCCGTGGGCGAATCGGTATGTCTACTGGCTAAAGGAGCCGGTGGGTTGGTTCGCACTGGCGCTGGTCGCGAGCTTGCTGGTAGGAGCGTTCTTAAGCCCGCTGGGCTGGAGCGTGGCGGCGGGTTTGGCAACAGTAATTGTCCTCGGACTGAGCTTTCCCTGGCTGGCAACGCGTTGCGTACGCTGCAAACTACGGCCGGTGGACTTTGAGCTGCGGGAACGACAAGACACGTTCTTGAGCTTTAGCGTAACGAACTACTTGCCGCTGCCGATTACTGGCCTGCGCATCGAAGGATATTTTTCTCAAATGGGCGATGCAGAGGATGATAGGCAAGCTCAGGCTGATGGCGTGCTGGGACTGGTCCCAGCCTTTAGCCGAGCGACCTATCGACTGCCTCTGTGTCCAGAGTATCGAGGCCATTATCCAACCGTCCCCCCAAAGATAGCTTGTTCGTTTCCATTCGGCATTTGGACTGCTCGAATCGGAGTAGAAGACGTCGTCCCTGTACTGGTGCGGCCGTTGTACATCCCTCTGCAGTCCGATGTTGAACGCGTGGGTTCAAAGTGGTCCGATCATGGTCCCGGAAACAGGCCTTGCAAGCACGGTGAGTTTCAAGGTGTAAGAGATTTTCGCGATGGCGATTCTTTGAAATCCATTCATTGGGCTCAATCGGCGCGGAATGAGCGACTGGTTGTGTGCGAACGTGGCGGCCCCCAACAGGAGACGATCAATGTGCAATTGTCAACAGCTCGCAGCTTAGGAACAGCGAGATGCGCCAGAGAGAATTTGGCCTGGCGAGTACGATTGGCGGCTAGCGTGAGTGAACTACTCTCTGCACGCCATATACCGTTCCGATTGTGGATCGACGACCAACCAATTTGCCTGCCGCCTGGCCCACATGCTTCTCGGCGGGCAAGAGATTTGTTGTCGGACGTACCGCTGGACAGTAGTCCAGAGAAATTACAGGCCACATCGCACGTGGAGCCGAGCATGCCAACGATTCGAATACATGCTTGGGACGAGAACGGACGCCCACATCGCGAGCAAACCATCTGCTTCGAACTGATCACGCCAGGTCGAGGCTTTCGCAGCACAGACTGTAGTGGCAGAGGAGAATCTGGCCGAGTTCACAATGGCGGTTTGATCGACCTGGATCAAGATATTGCTTCGCAACTGGAACAACTGCTTATGGAGGCCGATCTTGCAAATTTCGCCGCTTAG
- a CDS encoding choice-of-anchor M domain-containing protein gives MKTFVFALTICVLHSVTNSIHAEIYISGHSDLGVGFEDGNLHLHSHNEDPVGLFGGGTAPAGEYDPGDLLIGVPNPSIARPTGSQWDFLSANAGDSVWFLPQSSNPQKPFLGFGTEELNASDGWSTPLTWTFNSITTFSGAPSEFALWQSDSLGNPVVFASTLAPTGTDNSWTQNPLSHDHYNFGFTGEGIYDVSLSISGTNSGAGSIAQGLYSDTASFRFVTGSEISAVPEPSSLLLAGFVAAGGLFHRRRIGT, from the coding sequence ATGAAGACATTTGTTTTTGCATTGACCATTTGCGTCTTGCACTCAGTAACTAATTCTATTCACGCAGAAATCTATATCTCCGGTCACTCCGATCTTGGAGTCGGCTTCGAAGATGGAAATCTTCATTTGCATTCGCATAACGAAGATCCTGTAGGGCTCTTTGGCGGTGGAACGGCACCGGCCGGGGAATACGATCCAGGCGATCTTCTCATCGGGGTTCCCAATCCGTCGATTGCTCGCCCAACCGGCTCGCAGTGGGATTTTTTGTCAGCCAACGCCGGAGATTCGGTTTGGTTCCTTCCACAGAGTTCCAATCCGCAGAAACCCTTTCTGGGCTTCGGAACCGAAGAGCTAAACGCCTCTGACGGTTGGTCGACGCCGCTCACTTGGACGTTTAATTCAATCACCACTTTTTCGGGTGCCCCTTCTGAGTTTGCGTTGTGGCAAAGCGACAGTTTGGGGAATCCTGTTGTATTCGCATCTACTCTGGCGCCAACGGGGACAGACAATAGTTGGACGCAAAATCCTCTCAGTCACGATCACTACAACTTTGGCTTCACTGGCGAAGGCATCTACGACGTCAGTCTATCGATTAGTGGAACGAACTCTGGCGCCGGCTCAATTGCCCAGGGATTGTATTCCGATACTGCCTCGTTTCGCTTTGTAACCGGCAGCGAGATTTCCGCAGTGCCAGAACCCAGCAGTCTGCTGCTTGCTGGATTCGTCGCGGCAGGTGGGCTTTTCCATCGCCGACGCATCGGCACCTAA